The genomic interval ATCGGCTGCAGACTTTTATTTAGAAGAAGATAAAGGGCGTTTACTGCTTCCTGATATGCTAGCAGGGATGATATATGCCGTTAGTATTGAGAAGTAAAAACTAATTATTTGGCTTTTTAATATCCAAATTGATTAATAAATTCTAGTAATTAAATATAAAAACATGCATTTAAAAATCAATATTGTATTAGCAGGATTTCTATCAATTTCTTTAGGTAGTACAGCACAGCAGCTCGAAAAACCAATAGTAAATAAAAAAACGGTTTTCGAAGGAAATAAGGAAACAATTGCTGTAGAAGCAGAGCATAATTATAAACAAAGCAAAAACGAAATCAGACAATGGTATCGAACATCATCAACTGAAACTCCTAAAGTAGGTAGAGATGAAGATGAAAATCACAACCTTGGAGCGAGTAACAACGCTTATTTAGAAATCCTACCCGACACAAGAGTAACTGCTGAAGATGAACTTATTGTAGGCGAAAATTTTTCGAATGAAGCAGGACAAATGGGTATTCTTCATTATAAAGTAAAATTTAGTACTCCCGGACGTTATTATGTTTGGGCGCGAATATTTAGCATGGGTGCCGAAGACAATGGACTACACGTAGGCATTGATGGTACTTGGCCAGAACACGGACAACGCATGCAATGGTGCCAAGGGAAGAAGGAGTGGACTTGGGGAAGTGCGCAACGTACAGAGTTGATTCACTGTGGTGTTGCCAAACAAATTTATTTAGATATCCAAAAAGCGGGGATACACGATATTCAGTTTAGCATGCGCGAAGATGGTGTCGAACTGGATAAATTTCTCCTAACGAAAGACATTGATTATGTTCCAAATGGAGAAGGTCCCGCAGAAATAAAAAAACAGCTTACAGCTCTTTCTTATATTGACGAAATTGGAAAAACTGTGAATGGAACGAAAATCATGAAAGCTATTGATTTTCCTATTGAAAACACCAATTTTTATGTGGATAATGCATGGTTGGCAATAAATCCTGAAAAACATAAAGAGGCTACGGTCACAACAGATTTTCCTTATGAAAATGGGGTATACGATATCATTTTTGTAGGTGTTGGAGAAAATGATGGACAATCAGGTTTTCAAATGTTAATAAACGGAAAAGAGGTGGGTAAATATTCCGCTCCTTTGAGTAAGAATTCCTTCGAAGAAAGCATTAAATACAACAAATTATGGAAAAACATTGCCCTTAAAAAAAGCGATAAAATAACGGTAATTGCCACAGTGGGAACTGATGGGACAGAATTTACTCGTGGACGTTGGGGAGGAATTGTATTTGCTCCAAAGTCAAAGGGAAAAGATGTTCTTAAAAATTCAAAAGTATTTTCTATAAAGAAAAACGTCGGATCGGAAACTATTGTGAGCGGATCAATAACTAATACCAAAAAATAAATAACATGATACATAAAAAACAACGTTATCCTCAAATTGCAACGATCCTTTTTGTGGCAACGGTGTTTGCCTTTACAAGTTGTAAAAGTGTAAGCCAAAAAACTTCGTCTGAAGCAGGTCTAAAAAACGTTTCAGATTTTCCAATTGGTACGGCAATTAATATCAATAAGTTGATCAATGACCAAGCGTTAATGGCTTTGCAGATTTCAAATTTCAATAGTATCACCGCTACTAGCGATATGAAAATGCAATCGATTTTGCCTGCTGAAAACCAGTTTAATTGGAAAAAGGCCGATACTTTATTGTATTACGCCACCAAGCACAACCAACGTCTTTTTGGTCATAACCTTATTTGGCACAGCAGTACACCTAAATGGGTAGAAGAAAAAGGGGCTAAAGACAACATCTGGTTGGGTAAATTTATGAAAGAGTATATTCAAAAATATGTCGGCCGATACAAAGGAAAAGTAGCTGGATGGGATGTTGTTAACGAAGCTTTTGAATCTGCAGGAGGTGAATATAGAAAAACATTTTGGTACAATAATTTGGGTAAAGAATATATAGCAAATGCCTTTCGATATGCCCATGAAGCGGATCCCAATGCCGTGTTGTTTTATAATGATTTCAATATTGAGCGTGATACTACAAAATTAGATGCCGTTTTAAAAATGGTCGAAGACTTTAAAAAAGAGGGTGTACCCATTCATGGTATTGGTTTTCAAATGCACATTCGTATGGATACGCCAGATGAAGCTATTGCCTATTCTTTGAAAAAAGCGGCAGCAACAGGTTTGCAAATTCACTTGTCGGAAGTTGATATTATTTTTAATTCGCACAATGACGAAAGGTTAGGTGGTATTGAAAAGTATAGTTCGGTAACAAATGAAATGAAGCAAGCGCAGGCTGAAAAATATAAAAATCTAGTTTTAATGTATCGCAGTATTGTGCCGAAAGAACAGCAATTTGGGATTACAGTTTGGGATTTTACAGATAGAGATTCTTGGATTAAAGGCTTTTTCAACATGAAAGATTGGCCTACTATTTATGATGATAATTTAAAACCTAAACCTGCTTATTATGGTTTTCTAGAAGGACTAAAAATGAAAATAGAAAACAAATAATATGAGGTATATCAAAAATAATATTGTGAAGTTTTCAACCCTACTTTTTTTGCTATTGGTTGTAAAGGTGCAGAGCCAAGAGACAAAAAATATCGGTGCGTTTTACCATGCCAAATACGAACCCCAAACCGGAATTTACCACGGTGCTGGTCAGGACAAAAAGGGTTTTAATGATTATGTAAATGCTGTTGGACACGATAAAACGCCAGCAATTTACATGACGTATGTCAATATAACGTCACCAGTAAAAAGGATTGAAAGTTGGGGGAAAGGTTTGAAACAAGTTTTAGATAGCTTGCCCAAAGGAATGATACCTCAAATTGGTTTAGGATTTACGGGTGGAAAAGATACAGGAGCAGGTTTGGACAAAGAAGTTGCCAGCGGAAAATATGACAAACAATTGCAAGCATTCTATAAAGTGCTTTTGGAACTAGACAGACCGTCTTTTACCAGAATTGGTTACGAGTTCGAAGGCGATTGGAATGGCTATTCGCCTGAAAGTTTTAAAAAAGTATTCATAACTATTTCAAAGGCTTTTAAAGAAAAAAATATAAAATCGGCAACGGTTTGGTGCTCAGGCGGTGGCTCTGCAGATTTTATAAGTACAGAAAAGTTGATGGAATATTATCCTGGTGATCAATATGTAGATTGGTGGGGTATCGATATTTTTAGCCCTGAAGAATTTGATAACATTGGTTTGCAAAACTTTTTTGATGGTGCTCATAAACATAATAAACCAGTGATGATAGGCGAGTGTACACCACGATTTGTGGGTGTAATGGATGGTGAAGTTTCTTGGGATAAATGGTTCAAACCTTTCTTCAAGATGCTACACGACAATCCAGGAATAAAAGCATTTTGCTACATCAATTGGGATTGGGAATATTGGTCGAATAGAAATGGTTTTCCTTGGCATGATTGGAAAGATGCCCGTATAGAAAAAAATCCATTTGTATTAGAAGCATATAAAAAAGAAATGGAAAGTCCCTTATTTATTCACCTTGATAAAAAATAATAAAAATGAAAAGAGTTCTTTTTTTAATTATTTTTCTAAAATCATTCGTCGGTTTTGCTCAAGAAAACTACGGTATTTCTTCTCAAAAAGATAGACTAAGGCAATATTCGGGCCAATGGGTAAGTGCTATAAATCCTAGTACAGATAGTGTTGCAAAACTTCCTGAAATTAAAATGAGCAGTTTGACCAATTTCGATAATCATTCGCTCACGGTTGAAGTTTTTCAAAAAGATAATTCCGATCAATACAATCCAATACTTCATGAAATTATTGGTTATGATACGGTTACCGATGCTATTTTTGCTGCTGGTCATAATGCAAAAGGCGCATTTTTCACAGGAAAAGGCATGTTTACTTCAGAAGATCATTGGACAATGCAAGACAAAGACCTCAATGGTAATAAAACAATGAAGGTTGATTTTAACTTTCAAAATTATACCGATGTTATATTGGAAGGCTTTGATACTAATGAAAAGAGTGTATGGAAAACAAGATACATTAAGAACAATCCTAAAGACAAAAATATTGGTATTCAGCTTGTTTCTGTTCACAAAGAAATGCTTAAAAACCCAGAGAAAACCTTGACTGAGTTAGGTAGAATGGGGTATAGCTATGTAGAAACTTTTGTATATAAAGACGGTGGTTTTTACGGTCAAAGTCCAACGCAGTTTAAGGCGATGGTCGAAAAAGCAGGCATGAAATTTTTAGGCTCAATGACCTTTTTCGATTCCGAAGATAAAAACGACGATGCAGCAATCTATGCGTGGTGGAACAAAACGATACAAGACCATAAAATAGCTGGTGTTGAATACCTGTCTACTTCAAATAGTAAATTAAAAGGCATCAAGACGATTAAAGAATTGCAAGAGTATTGCAATTATTATAATAAAGTTGGAAAACTCTGTAAGAAGAACGGACTCAAGTTTGTGTACCACAACCATGCCGATGAATTTTTAAAGGTCGAAGGTGTAACCATTTATGATTACTTTCTTCAAAATACCAATTCGGACTATGTTTATTTTCAATCAGATTTGTATTGGATGCATAAGGGAGGTGTGAATCCTATAGATTATTTCAAAAACTATCCCAACCGATTTATTAGTTGGCATGTAAAAGATTACAAAGAATTAGGCGAAAGTGGAAAAATAGATTTCAAGGATATTTTTAACTATCAAAAAATAGCTGGAGTAAAGTACATCTTGTCTGAAGTGGAAGATTATAATTTTCCGCCTTTGTATAGTGTCGACTTAGCTTGGGAATATATTTATTATGAATTATTGAAATAATCCACCACCAACTGAAAGTTTTACTAACTATTTTTTGCCACAGATTATTAGAAAGTGGCGGCACTTTGACAATGCGGTACTAAATTTAATTTAGATTAAAACCTAAATTATTATTTGCGAAAATCTGCCAAATCTGCGTGCAAACTTTTTTCACGCAGATTTTCGCAGATGTAGCAGATTTTAAAAGAGTTAACTAGAGTGAACAATGGTAGCAATGATTAATCAGTATATAATCTGTGGCTATATTTTTTCAAACAGAATCAAAATGAACTATAGCATATCGTTTTAGTCATGCCCGTAACCAATAAAATTAAATTATGAAACCATTTAAAATGAAATACATTTTACTAACCCTATGTATCCTAACGATGATGAAAGCCAATGCGCAAGAGCAATTTCGTGTTTTATTGTTTACCCAGCATGATACTTGGCATTACAATTCTATCCCTGTCGCTGTTGAAGCATTCAAAGAAATGGCAGCCGAAAATCAGTTTAAGTTTGATTGGACCCAAAGACCAGACGATCTAATAACAAAATTACCAGAATATGATGTGGTGATATTCATGAATGCCAATGCTAATTTTTTGACACCAAAACACATGGATGCTTTAAAAGCATTTATGAAACGAGGCGGTGGCTTTGTAGGCATACACGGTACGGCAGATGGTGAAAACGATAACGCTTGGTTTGATGGTCTAGTAGGAGCGAAATTTGTAAATCATCCAAAATTACAAGCAGCCATTGTAAACGTTGCCAATCATGATTTTCCAGCAACATGGCATTTACCCAATAAATGGCTTCGTTCTGATGAATGGTATAACTTTAAAAACATGAACCTCGATAAACTACATATTCTATTGACCGTTGATGAAGCTTCTTATGACTTTACTGCCGGTTATGATGCGATCCCGTTGAAAGGGATGGGAAAGGCACATCCTATTGCATGGTATCAAGAGTATGAAGGTGGAAGATCGTTTTACACCGCTTTGGGTCATAAACCAGAATCGTTTAAAGATAAAAACTTTTTAAACCACATTTTTGGCGCTATTTATTGGGCTAAAGGCGATTCAATTAAAAAATAAACTAACAATACAATATGAAAACTAAATCAAAAAAACAGATTTATAGCAATTATCTAAATTTAATGGGCATCAGTTTTCTACTGATTGTAAATATGTCTTGCAAGGCGCAGAAAGACTTAAACAAAGCTATAATTGCCGATGGTGCGCAGCTTACTTTGGTTGCTGATGGATTCGAATTTACCGAAGGTCCTGCTGCAAACAAAAATGGAGATGTCTATTTTACAGATCAGCCCAATGACCGCATCCTGAAATGGAATGCCAGTGACAATACCGTTTCAGATTATATGAAACCATCCGGTCGCTCTAACGGATTGTATTTTGACAACCAAGGAAATTTATTGGCTGTTGCCGATGAAAAAAATGAAATATGGTCTATTGATGCAGATAAAAAAGTAACCGTGCTACTTGCTAATTTTGAAGGTAAAAAATTTAATGGTCCCAATGATCTTTGGGTAGATGCCAAAGGGGGTATTTATTTTACGGATCCTTATTACCAACGTACGTGGTGGCAACATCAAGAGCCACCGCAAGCATCAAAAAGGGTGTATTATTTAGCACCAAATACAAAAATACCGACAATTGTAGCCGACGATAACTTCAATCAACCGAACGGAATTATAGGTACTCCCGATTGCAAAACCCTATATGTGGCAGACGAATCTGGTAAAAAAACCTACTCCTATACAATTGGTAAAAACGGCCAGCTTTCGAATAAAAAACTGTTTGCCAATATGGGTTCGGATGGGATGACGATTGACAACCTAGGTAATGTTTACCTGACCGGAAAAGGCGTTACTGTTTTTAATAAAAAAGGGGAACAAATAGCACATATTGCTGTACCTAAAGATTGGACTGCCAATGTCACTTTTGGTGGACCAAAGCAAACCACACTTTTTATTACTGCCTTGGATTCGGTGTATACCTTAGCTATGGCCGTACATGGAGTGCGATAAGTACAAGTAATATTTAATGACGTTTTCTTTGTCAGGCTGAGCTTGTCGAAGCCCCTTTTTAATAATTATACTCTATTTGTCATTACAATAGGTTGGAATACATTTTTCTATTAATAAACAAAAAACCATGAAAAAAACAAAGTTCACAGTAAATAAAATGGCCACAATTATGGGTGTTTTATCATTATCATTCACAGCTTGCACTGCTCAAAAAGTGAAAACTACTGCTGTTTCGAAAACAGTAACAACTACTGAAAATGTAACATTAAAAGATGCCTTTAAAAACTACTTTTTATTAGGTAGTGCCATAAATGATGCTATCGTTTCGGGTAA from Flavobacterium ovatum carries:
- a CDS encoding endo-1,4-beta-xylanase, translated to MIHKKQRYPQIATILFVATVFAFTSCKSVSQKTSSEAGLKNVSDFPIGTAININKLINDQALMALQISNFNSITATSDMKMQSILPAENQFNWKKADTLLYYATKHNQRLFGHNLIWHSSTPKWVEEKGAKDNIWLGKFMKEYIQKYVGRYKGKVAGWDVVNEAFESAGGEYRKTFWYNNLGKEYIANAFRYAHEADPNAVLFYNDFNIERDTTKLDAVLKMVEDFKKEGVPIHGIGFQMHIRMDTPDEAIAYSLKKAAATGLQIHLSEVDIIFNSHNDERLGGIEKYSSVTNEMKQAQAEKYKNLVLMYRSIVPKEQQFGITVWDFTDRDSWIKGFFNMKDWPTIYDDNLKPKPAYYGFLEGLKMKIENK
- a CDS encoding glycosyl hydrolase, yielding MRYIKNNIVKFSTLLFLLLVVKVQSQETKNIGAFYHAKYEPQTGIYHGAGQDKKGFNDYVNAVGHDKTPAIYMTYVNITSPVKRIESWGKGLKQVLDSLPKGMIPQIGLGFTGGKDTGAGLDKEVASGKYDKQLQAFYKVLLELDRPSFTRIGYEFEGDWNGYSPESFKKVFITISKAFKEKNIKSATVWCSGGGSADFISTEKLMEYYPGDQYVDWWGIDIFSPEEFDNIGLQNFFDGAHKHNKPVMIGECTPRFVGVMDGEVSWDKWFKPFFKMLHDNPGIKAFCYINWDWEYWSNRNGFPWHDWKDARIEKNPFVLEAYKKEMESPLFIHLDKK
- a CDS encoding TIM barrel protein codes for the protein MKRVLFLIIFLKSFVGFAQENYGISSQKDRLRQYSGQWVSAINPSTDSVAKLPEIKMSSLTNFDNHSLTVEVFQKDNSDQYNPILHEIIGYDTVTDAIFAAGHNAKGAFFTGKGMFTSEDHWTMQDKDLNGNKTMKVDFNFQNYTDVILEGFDTNEKSVWKTRYIKNNPKDKNIGIQLVSVHKEMLKNPEKTLTELGRMGYSYVETFVYKDGGFYGQSPTQFKAMVEKAGMKFLGSMTFFDSEDKNDDAAIYAWWNKTIQDHKIAGVEYLSTSNSKLKGIKTIKELQEYCNYYNKVGKLCKKNGLKFVYHNHADEFLKVEGVTIYDYFLQNTNSDYVYFQSDLYWMHKGGVNPIDYFKNYPNRFISWHVKDYKELGESGKIDFKDIFNYQKIAGVKYILSEVEDYNFPPLYSVDLAWEYIYYELLK
- a CDS encoding ThuA domain-containing protein, which translates into the protein MKPFKMKYILLTLCILTMMKANAQEQFRVLLFTQHDTWHYNSIPVAVEAFKEMAAENQFKFDWTQRPDDLITKLPEYDVVIFMNANANFLTPKHMDALKAFMKRGGGFVGIHGTADGENDNAWFDGLVGAKFVNHPKLQAAIVNVANHDFPATWHLPNKWLRSDEWYNFKNMNLDKLHILLTVDEASYDFTAGYDAIPLKGMGKAHPIAWYQEYEGGRSFYTALGHKPESFKDKNFLNHIFGAIYWAKGDSIKK
- a CDS encoding SMP-30/gluconolactonase/LRE family protein, producing the protein MKTKSKKQIYSNYLNLMGISFLLIVNMSCKAQKDLNKAIIADGAQLTLVADGFEFTEGPAANKNGDVYFTDQPNDRILKWNASDNTVSDYMKPSGRSNGLYFDNQGNLLAVADEKNEIWSIDADKKVTVLLANFEGKKFNGPNDLWVDAKGGIYFTDPYYQRTWWQHQEPPQASKRVYYLAPNTKIPTIVADDNFNQPNGIIGTPDCKTLYVADESGKKTYSYTIGKNGQLSNKKLFANMGSDGMTIDNLGNVYLTGKGVTVFNKKGEQIAHIAVPKDWTANVTFGGPKQTTLFITALDSVYTLAMAVHGVR